The genomic region AACAGGTCGGCGCCGTCCGCTTCGACCGCCGCAACCGGCTCCACCCGTCGTCCTCGGACGAGGCCGACCTGGTGAGCCAGGCGATGCGGCTGGCGGAAACCCGGCAGCAGGTGGAGCGGTCGCGGCTCGACATGATGCGCGACTACGCCGAGACGACCGGCTGTCGCCGGCAGTTCCTGCTCTCGTACTTCGGTGAGGAGTTGCCCGAGCCGTGCGGCAACTGCGACACCTGCCACAACGGCAGTGCCGAGCAACACGCCCGCGACAGCCGCGAGTCGCCGTACCCGCTGGATTCGCGGGTGCGGCACACGGAGTTCGGGGTCGGGCAGGTGCTGCAGTTCGACGGTGACCGGATCGTGGTGCGCTTCGACGAGGTCGGCTACCGGACGCTCTCGCTTTCCGCGGTCGAGGAGAACGCTTTGCTCGAGCAGCTCTGACTGGTGGGTCGCCGGGCCATCAGCAAAACGCCGAGCGCGACAGTTCCGGTGAGCACTCCGGCACCGACCAGCGTCCACTCCGCCCCGGCGGCTGCGATCACCGGACCGCCGATCAGCAGGCCTGCCGAGCTGCTCGCGTTGACGACGACCGACTGGCCGGACAGCAACGCACGGCGTTCGGCGCCCTCGGAGCTTCGGGTGATGAGCAGTGAGATCGCGGCGATGCCGAGGACCACGGTGACGCCGGACAGCGCGCCGAACCCAGCGACCGCCGGCGGCGTGGTCCAGACCCCCATGCCGACCCAGCACAGGCCCATCATCATCCAGGCCATCGCCGCGAGCGGGACCGGCGCAACTCGGCGGACGACGGCGATCGAGATCAGCGTGGCGAGCAGCGAGCCCACGCCGTACCCGCTCATGCCGGCGGCGAGGTAGATGCCCGGCTGGCCTCGCTCGGCGCCGATCACCGAGAGCCCGAGCGTGAAGGCGAACCAGGTCAGGCAGCCGGTTCCGCGGGCGATCCAGCCGTAGAGCACGTCCCGGCGGCCGCGCAGGCTCTCCCGGATCGACGGCGCGGCAAGCTCCTGCGCCGCGCGCTCGGCCCGGACGCTGCAGGCGAGCAGACCACCGGCCAGCACTGCGGCCGCCTCCACCCACAACAGCCCGGTGGTGAACCCGGTGCCCACCGCTACGGCACCGATCGGCGGGCCGACGAGCATCCCGGCGCGCCGGGCGCCGTCCTGCCAGGTCAGCAGGACGACGGCCTTGCCGGGCGCCCAGCGATCGCCGGTGTCGGCCAGCAGGGCGGACCGGCCCGGGGTGGACAGCGCGTCACCGATGCCGAGCAGCAGGCCGCTGACGACCAGGAGCGCAGGTTGGACCAGGCCCACGGCCGCAGCCGCCGGTACGACGGCCAGCGCGAACGCCGAGACCGCGGCGACGATCGCGAGCCGCGGACCCGAGTCGACCCATTGCCTCGCCCGCCGGGCCCACCACGGCGACAGCAGCACCGGGATTCCCGAGGCGCCACCGACCAGGCCGGTCGCCGCGACCGAACCCGTCTCCTGCAGCACCACCAGCGGCAGGGCGACCTGCGCGATCCGGAACGCCAAGTCCGCGACGCCACCGCCTGCCAGCAGGGCCAACGCTTCGCTCCGGGCTCTCACAGCCACTGATTCTCCAGGGCGGCGCGGTCACCGCAGTAGAGGGCCCCGGACGAGTGCACGGCATAGCCTGGGCCTATGTCTTCATTGCCGACGGTCGACGACCTGCGCTTGGTCCTCGCCATCAGCCGCACCGGTGCGGTCGGTACTGCGGCCCGGGAGCTGCACGTCGCCCAGCCGTCCGCGTCGCAGCGCTTGGCCCGGCTGGAACGCAGCTGCGGAACCCGGCTGTTCGAACGCGACACCCGCGGCGCCCGCGCAACCCCGGCCGGCGCCGAACTGGCCCGGCGCGCCGAGCACATCCTCGGTCACCTGGAGGAGGTGTACTCCGCCACCCGCGCCGCCGCGGCCGGCACCCGGCTGGTGGTCGGCACCTTCGCGAGCCTCGCCGCGATCCTGTTCCCGGTGCTGGACGCGGAGCTGGCCGACGTCGAGCTGGAGCAACAGGTCGATCACGGCCACCACCTGGTCGAGAAGGTTGCCGAGGGCACCATGGACGCCGCCTTCATCGCGATCGCCGACCAGATGGTCCTGCCCCGCGGCACGGTCGCGCACGCCGTCGGTCGCGACGAGCTCGTCCTGTTCGTCCCGGCCGGTACGCCGCCGCCCGGGCGCGGCCGCCGTCCGCTCAGGGACCGGGAGATCCCGTTCTCCACCTACGACCGCGGCGCCGACGAGATCCGCCGCCGGCTGATCGCCCTCGGTGCCGTCCCCCGCCGCGGCGTCACCCTCGGCACCACCGTCGCGATGGCCCGCCGCCGCGAGCACCTGGCGCTGGTTCCCCGCAGCGCCCTGGCCGGCGAGCTCCGCCCGAGCGAACGACTGGTCCCGGCCCCGTTCCGCTACCGCCTGACCCTCAGCATGGTCACCGGCTCCACCCCACCCCCGAAGCTGCTCGCTCTGCTCCCCCACCTCGGCACCACCCTCAGCCTCACCCGCTGAATCTCCGGCCCACCCGCTCCCGGTCCCGCCCAGGCCACTCTCGTGGGTTAACCCCTGAACCGCAGGGTTGGCCCCTGAGAAACCGGTGGGCCAACCCTGCACCTGGAGGGTTAACCCGTCAGAGGAAAGCGCCCGCGCGACGCTCGAGGCTCACCCCTGAGGTCAGGCCTCGGTGAGGAAGCGGTCGAGGACGCGGGAGCCGAACTCCAGCGAGGCGGTCGGGACGCGTTCGTCGATGCCGTGGAACATGCCCATGAAGTCGAGGTCCGGCGGCAGCTGGAGCGGGACGAAGCCGAAGCAGCGGATGCCGAGGCGGGACCAGGACTTGGCATCTGTGCCGCCGGACATCAGCAGCGGGGCGGTCCGGCTCTGCGGGTCCTCGGCGGCCAGGCAGGCCTTCATCGCCTCGACCAGGCCGCCGGTGAACTCGGTCTCCAGCGCGATGTCCTCGATCACCGTCTCCCGCTGCACCTTGTCGCCGAGCAGCTCGTCGATGGTGGCGAAGAACTCCTGCTCGTACCCGGGCAGGAACCGGCCGTCGACGTGCGCCTCGGCATCGCCGGGAATCACGTTGACCTTGTACCCGGCGTTCAGCATGGTCGGGTTCGCGGTGTTGCGGATGGTGGCGCCGAACATCCGGCTGAAGCTGCCCAGCTTCGACAGCACGCCGGTCCGGTCCTCGGGGTCCAGCTCGGTGCCGAGCAGGTCCTCCAGCGTCTTCAGGAACTCGCGCACCGTCGGCGTGAGCCGCAGCGGCCACTCGTGCTCACCGATCCGGGTGACCGCCCGGGCCAGCTCGGTGACCGCGTTGTCGTCGTTCACCATCGAGCCGTGGCCGGCGGTGCCGCGGGCCTTCAGGCGCATCCAGTTCATTCCCTTCTCGGCCGTCTCGATCAGGTAGAGCCGCAGGTCGTCCTGCACCGTGATCGAGAAGCCGCCGACCTCGCCGATGCCCTCGGTGCAGTCGGCCACCGTGTCCGGGTGGTTGTTGATCAGCCACTGCGCGCCGTACAGGCCACCGGCCTCCTCGTCGGCGGTGAACACCAGCCGGACCGGCCGCCGCGGCTTGACCCCGGCCCGCTGCCGGGCCCGGACGACCGACAGCACCATCGCGTCGAAGTCCTTCATGTCGACCGCGCCCCGGCCCCACACGCAGCCGTCGAAGATCTCGCCCGCGAACGGGTCGACCTTCCAGTCCTTGGGGTCGGCCGGCACCACGTCCAGGTGGCCGTGCACCAGCAGCGGGTCCGCCGAGGCGTCCTCACCCTCCCAGTGCGCGACCAGCGTCGCCCGCCCCGGCGCGGACTCGTAGATCGTCGACTCGATGCCGACCTCGTCGAGCTTCGCCGCGACGTACTCCGCCGCGTCCCGCTCGCCGTTGCTCCTGCCGTTGCCGTAGTTCGTGGTGTCGAACCGGATCAGCTCGCTGCACAGCTCCACCACCTCGCCGTCCGGCCGGTACGTCGAGCTGTCGGGGGTCGTCGGTAGAGTCATACCGCCCATCCTGCCCCACCCCGGGACGACCACTCTCCCAGCCCTGGGCAGTTCCGCGTGGACTGTCGGATCGAGTCGCTAGCCTGCGGTGCATGGGGATTCGGCGGTTGACCAGGGAGCAGGCGCGGCGGATCGCGGTTCGGGCTCAACTGCTCGACACGCAGCGGCCCACGGACCTGGTGGAGACGGTCCGGCAGCTGACGTTGCTGCAGATCGACCCGACGGCGGCGGTCGCGCCGAGCGCCGATCTGGTGGCGTGGAGCCGGCTGGGTCCGGAGTACCGGCCGGAGCAGTTGAAGCAGGCGCTGGAGGTGGACCGGACCCTGTTCGAGCTGGACGCGCTGATCCGGCCGATGAGCGACGTCGGGCTGTACCTGGCCGGAGCCGCGGACTGGCCGACGTGGTCCCGGATCCGGGAATGGATGCAGGCCAACGAGGACTTCCAGCGGGACATCGTCGCGGTGATCGCCGAGCGCGGACCGGTGACCTCGCGCGACATCCCCGACACCTGCCGGGTCCCGTGGGCCTCGACCGGCTGGACGAACAACCGCAACGTCACCCAGATGCTCGAGTTCCTGATGATGCGCGGCCAGGTCGCGATCGCGGGCCGGATCGGGCGCGAACGCCGCTGGGACCTGCCGGAGCGGGTCTACCCGAGCGACGTGGTGGTGCCGACCGCCACCGAGGCGGCGACGACCAAGAACGAACGGCGACTCCGCTCCCTCGGCATCGCCCGCGCGAAGGGCACCGCAGTCCCGGTCGAGCCCGCGATCGTCGGTGAGACCGGCGAGCCGGTCGAGGTCGAGGACACCCGAGGTGTCTGGCGGGTCGACCCGGAGGCGCTGGCCGCGATCGACGACGACTTCACCGGCCGGACGGCATTGCTGTCGCCGTTCGACCGGCTGATCCACAACCGGGTTCGCGCGGTCGAACTCTTCGACTTCGAGTACACGCTGGAGATGTACAAACCGGTCGCAAAGCGCCGCTGGGGCTACTTCGCGCTGCCGATCCTGCACGGGGACCGGCTGGTCGGCAAGGCCGACGTCATCGCCGACCGCAAGGCCTCGGTGCTGCGGGTGAATGCGTTGCACCAAGACGTCCGCTTCACCCGCGCGATCAGCAAGGGCATCGAGGCGGAACTGAACGAGCTGGCGACCTGGCTGGAGCTGTCCACGATCGAGCAACCGGCTCCCGCCAGGTAGCCGAAGCGCCCGCTGAACGGGCGGTCAGACGTTCTCGGAGGTTCCGTCGCGGCGTTCGACGGAGGTCTTGATCCCGGCCAGCGTGTGCTGCAGGGCCTCGTCGATCGACGCGCCCTCGGCGTGCTCGGTGTGCAGCCGGACCGTCAGCTTGGAGGTGCCGTCGGCAACGAAATCGACGTCGAGCTCGCCGTGGTAGTCGTGCGGGCCCGGTGCGGACCAGCGCAGCGTGCGACCCTGCTCGACGATGTCGATCTCGGCCTCGCTGCGGACCTCCCGCTCCGGCCCGTCGTCGGGGTCGATCACCGCGGCGACCTCGACCCGCTCGTGCACGGCCTCGCCCGGCATCCGGGCCTCCGGTCCCTGCGCCTCGTCCGACGGCGCGTCGAGCCGGTGCGCCTCGGTCATCTGCGGCAGGTACTCCGGCAGCCGCTCCACGTCCGACAGGTAGTCGAACAGCACGTTCGGCGCGACGTCCACCACGGTCGAGGCTTCGTAGTCACCCATCGTCTTTCGTCCTTTCCCTCTCCAGCCGGTCGTGCTCCGACCGGGCCTCCGCGCCGGTCTCCCCCGCGTAGCCCTCGTCGAGTCCGGCGACCCGTCCGACGAACGTCTCGTTCTCGCCGGTGCCGGTCGTGGACTGCGTGCCCCCGTCCGGGTCGCCGCCGGTCTCGCGGCTCATCGCGACGTCGGTGTCGGCCGGCGCGTCCTGCTCGGTGTGGCGGTGCGCGTCGCGCCACCGCTTCACCCGGTCCAGCACGGACATGACGTACTCCTTCCACCGCGGGTCCTCATCCGCGCACGGGTACCCGGGCGCACCGGGACGGAAACTCGAAACCGCGCGGGCGTTTCGGGCCGGGGCACCAGATAGGTATGCACGCCTCCTTGCCCGTCGCGTCGGTGCTGGACTCCGGGCGCGCCTTGCGCGACATCCTCGTCCCGTTGCTCGCCCAGGGCGCGATCCTGCGCCGGCCGGCGCTGACCGCGCTGGCCGATCGGCTGCGGGCCGACGACCGTGGCCTGCGGCAGGCCCGCCGGCTGCGCGACCGCTACGGCGAAGGGCCACTGCTGCTGCGACTCCCCGGTCGCAAACTCGCGCTGGCCCTCGATCCGGACCACGTCAGGCGGCTGCTCGCCGAGACGCCCGAACCGTTCTCCGCGGCGACGAGCGAGAAGGTCGGCGCGCTGCGGCACTTCCAGCCGCACGCCGTCCTGGTCACCGATCCGCCGCTGCGGGTTCCGCGCCGGGACCTGAACGAGCAAGCGCTCGACGCGCACCGGCCGGTCCACCGCTCCGGGCACACGATGGTTGCCGTCATCACCGAAGAGCTCGACCGGCTGGACGGCACGCTCGGCTGGAACGACTTCCGCGCGCTTTGGATGCGGATCACCCGCCGGATCGTGCTCGGCGACGCCGCCGCCGACGACGAGGAGCTCACCGACCTGCTCGACGCGCTGCGCGCCGACGCCAACTGGGCGCAGTTCCGCCGCCGCGACTCCACGGCCCAGCTGCGGTTCCAGGCGCTGCTGGACGAGTACGTCGATCGCGCCGAGCCCGGCAGCCTGGTGCACGCCTTGCCGCCTGGATCCGCCCAAGAACTGGATGCGGCCGGGCAGGTTCCGCACTGGCTGTTCGCCTTCGACGCGACCGGCATCGCGTTGTGGCGGCTGCTCGCCCTGCTCGGATCGCGCCCGGAGTACGCCGAGGTGATCGCGGAGGAGGCTCGCAACCCGCAGGGATCACCGCTGCTGGCGCACGCGGGGGCCGCCGTCCAGGACTGTGTGCGGCTCTGGCCGACCACGCTCGTCGTCCTGCGCGAGGGCGTCGTACCGACCGAGTGGAACGCCGGGACGGCCCCGGCCGGGACGGAGTTCGCGATCGTGAGCTCGGTGTTCCACCGCGACGGCGAGGCGCTGAAGTTCGCCGACGAGTTCGTTCCGGAGATCTGGCTCGACGGGCGGGCGGACGGCGAGTGGCCGCTGATCCCGTTCAGCGCGGGGCCGGCGGTGTGTCCGGGGCGCAACGTCGTGCTGCTGACCACGAGCGCGGCGGCCAGTCACGTCGTCGCGCACTTCGACCTGGACCCCGACCCGGCCACCCGCAGCAAGCTGGCCGGTGCGATGCCGGCGACCTTCGACCACAGCTCCCCCCGCATCGGTTTCTGGCGCAAGGACTGATCGCCGGACCGCGGTTCAGGCGCGATCGCCGGACGTTCGCGCAGATGCGGCTTGGTCAGCGCCACGGCAGCTTCGCTCAGCGCCACGGCAGCTTGGCGTGCAGGATCGCAGCACGGGCGGCGTTCGAGCCGCAGGCGCCGTGCACCCCGCCACCGGGATGAGCCGATGCCGACGCGAGGTACAAGCCCTTCACCGGCGTCTCGGCCCGCGCCAGGCCCGGGATCGGCCGGAACACCAACTGCTGGTGCAGCGCCGACGTCCCGCCGTTCACCGCGCCGCCGACCAGGTTGGCGTCCCGCCGTTCGAGGTCCGGTGGCGCGAGGATGCGGCGCCGGATGATGCGCTGCTCGAAGCCCGGAGCAGCCCGCTCCACCTGCGCCTGCATGCGATCCGCGAACCGCTCCGCCTCGTCGGCGTCCCACCGGCCGGTGAACTCGTCGTCGCCACGCACTCGCTGCGGCACGTGGGTGTAGGCCCACGCCGCCTCCGTGCCGGCCGGCGACCGAGTGGGATCCGCCGTGGTCATCTGCCCCATCAGCAGGAACGGCTCGGTCGGGACGAGACCCGCCGCGATCTGCGCCGCCGTCATACTGAGCGCGTCCACCGACCGGGCGATGTGCACCGTGCCCGGTGACGCGCTCGGCTTCTCCTGCCAGGGAATGGGCCCGTCCAGCGCCCAGTCCACCTTCACGGTGCCGGGGTCCCACTCGAACTTCTCCATCGCCCGCCGTACCCGGCGCGGAACCGCCGCCACGGGCAGCAGTTCGCCGTACAGGGCAGGCGCGGAGACGTCGGCCAGCACCGCCCGGCGCGCGCCGTAGTACTCCCCCGAAGCTGTCCGTACGCCGGTCGCGCGGCCGCCGCTCACCTCGATGCCGGTGACGCGCTGACCGCAGACGATCGTGCCGCCCTGCGCGCGGAAGCGGTCCGCGAGCG from Kribbella flavida DSM 17836 harbors:
- a CDS encoding M20/M25/M40 family metallo-hydrolase, with translation MTLPTTPDSSTYRPDGEVVELCSELIRFDTTNYGNGRSNGERDAAEYVAAKLDEVGIESTIYESAPGRATLVAHWEGEDASADPLLVHGHLDVVPADPKDWKVDPFAGEIFDGCVWGRGAVDMKDFDAMVLSVVRARQRAGVKPRRPVRLVFTADEEAGGLYGAQWLINNHPDTVADCTEGIGEVGGFSITVQDDLRLYLIETAEKGMNWMRLKARGTAGHGSMVNDDNAVTELARAVTRIGEHEWPLRLTPTVREFLKTLEDLLGTELDPEDRTGVLSKLGSFSRMFGATIRNTANPTMLNAGYKVNVIPGDAEAHVDGRFLPGYEQEFFATIDELLGDKVQRETVIEDIALETEFTGGLVEAMKACLAAEDPQSRTAPLLMSGGTDAKSWSRLGIRCFGFVPLQLPPDLDFMGMFHGIDERVPTASLEFGSRVLDRFLTEA
- a CDS encoding cytochrome P450 yields the protein MHASLPVASVLDSGRALRDILVPLLAQGAILRRPALTALADRLRADDRGLRQARRLRDRYGEGPLLLRLPGRKLALALDPDHVRRLLAETPEPFSAATSEKVGALRHFQPHAVLVTDPPLRVPRRDLNEQALDAHRPVHRSGHTMVAVITEELDRLDGTLGWNDFRALWMRITRRIVLGDAAADDEELTDLLDALRADANWAQFRRRDSTAQLRFQALLDEYVDRAEPGSLVHALPPGSAQELDAAGQVPHWLFAFDATGIALWRLLALLGSRPEYAEVIAEEARNPQGSPLLAHAGAAVQDCVRLWPTTLVVLREGVVPTEWNAGTAPAGTEFAIVSSVFHRDGEALKFADEFVPEIWLDGRADGEWPLIPFSAGPAVCPGRNVVLLTTSAAASHVVAHFDLDPDPATRSKLAGAMPATFDHSSPRIGFWRKD
- a CDS encoding MFS transporter; amino-acid sequence: MRARSEALALLAGGGVADLAFRIAQVALPLVVLQETGSVAATGLVGGASGIPVLLSPWWARRARQWVDSGPRLAIVAAVSAFALAVVPAAAAVGLVQPALLVVSGLLLGIGDALSTPGRSALLADTGDRWAPGKAVVLLTWQDGARRAGMLVGPPIGAVAVGTGFTTGLLWVEAAAVLAGGLLACSVRAERAAQELAAPSIRESLRGRRDVLYGWIARGTGCLTWFAFTLGLSVIGAERGQPGIYLAAGMSGYGVGSLLATLISIAVVRRVAPVPLAAMAWMMMGLCWVGMGVWTTPPAVAGFGALSGVTVVLGIAAISLLITRSSEGAERRALLSGQSVVVNASSSAGLLIGGPVIAAAGAEWTLVGAGVLTGTVALGVLLMARRPTSQSCSSKAFSSTAESESVR
- a CDS encoding phytoene desaturase family protein, yielding MSDAIVIGGGPNGLVAANLLVDQGWEVVLVEANDEVGGAVRSDSDVADGFIHDTFSSFYPLAAASPTIQALELHKWGLEWSDAPAPFGNPMTDGGWAIVHDDPLRTAAELDAEAPGDGDSWLALYEDWRKIQRGMVGLLLDPFPPIRSGSSLALHLLGRQGLERIRLLASSVRSLGEQHFRGDAGRMLFATNAQHADITPESAGSGLMGWLLVMLGQQFGYPVPKGGAGRLAHALADRFRAQGGTIVCGQRVTGIEVSGGRATGVRTASGEYYGARRAVLADVSAPALYGELLPVAAVPRRVRRAMEKFEWDPGTVKVDWALDGPIPWQEKPSASPGTVHIARSVDALSMTAAQIAAGLVPTEPFLLMGQMTTADPTRSPAGTEAAWAYTHVPQRVRGDDEFTGRWDADEAERFADRMQAQVERAAPGFEQRIIRRRILAPPDLERRDANLVGGAVNGGTSALHQQLVFRPIPGLARAETPVKGLYLASASAHPGGGVHGACGSNAARAAILHAKLPWR
- a CDS encoding SRPBCC family protein, whose protein sequence is MGDYEASTVVDVAPNVLFDYLSDVERLPEYLPQMTEAHRLDAPSDEAQGPEARMPGEAVHERVEVAAVIDPDDGPEREVRSEAEIDIVEQGRTLRWSAPGPHDYHGELDVDFVADGTSKLTVRLHTEHAEGASIDEALQHTLAGIKTSVERRDGTSENV
- a CDS encoding winged helix-turn-helix domain-containing protein; translation: MGIRRLTREQARRIAVRAQLLDTQRPTDLVETVRQLTLLQIDPTAAVAPSADLVAWSRLGPEYRPEQLKQALEVDRTLFELDALIRPMSDVGLYLAGAADWPTWSRIREWMQANEDFQRDIVAVIAERGPVTSRDIPDTCRVPWASTGWTNNRNVTQMLEFLMMRGQVAIAGRIGRERRWDLPERVYPSDVVVPTATEAATTKNERRLRSLGIARAKGTAVPVEPAIVGETGEPVEVEDTRGVWRVDPEALAAIDDDFTGRTALLSPFDRLIHNRVRAVELFDFEYTLEMYKPVAKRRWGYFALPILHGDRLVGKADVIADRKASVLRVNALHQDVRFTRAISKGIEAELNELATWLELSTIEQPAPAR
- a CDS encoding LysR family transcriptional regulator — protein: MSSLPTVDDLRLVLAISRTGAVGTAARELHVAQPSASQRLARLERSCGTRLFERDTRGARATPAGAELARRAEHILGHLEEVYSATRAAAAGTRLVVGTFASLAAILFPVLDAELADVELEQQVDHGHHLVEKVAEGTMDAAFIAIADQMVLPRGTVAHAVGRDELVLFVPAGTPPPGRGRRPLRDREIPFSTYDRGADEIRRRLIALGAVPRRGVTLGTTVAMARRREHLALVPRSALAGELRPSERLVPAPFRYRLTLSMVTGSTPPPKLLALLPHLGTTLSLTR